CTTGTGACTTCAATGGAAATTCATTCTATTGGAAAGATGAACCGACTGATCATAGGATTAGCTTTGGATTATATTTTTACATATTACATAATGCACATAAATTATGGAAGTTGTGCTTGTGTACGAAGTACTAGCCTTTTCTTTTCCATGATGACGACCAGTATTTATTACATATTCTGCACCATCCTTTCTTGGTGTGGAATAATTTTTTGGTACATATTCAGTTAATCAGTTTACAGTATATAATGTCTCAGTAGCGAACTGTTTCCCAATGCAGTTTGTTGATCGTTACCGTGGAAAGCGAGTACCTGTCTGAATCTCTTTTTCACAAGAATTGTCACTCACCTATGGCCGGCCTTGTAAGTTTTGTAAAAATGTTTTCCGACAAGCATGTCAGGATATAACCGATACCGCGTGGTACATTTCAATAGATGATATGGGTTTGATTTTGTGTATGGTTCTTGTTACATCACTGGGAAATGAAAGTCCATTCTTTTGAGGTTGATGCAGCTTCTATCATTTTGTGTACCAATTTCATTGATTTTTTACTCTTAGTTCTCTTCTCTGATCTTTTAGACATGGTTATAAGAAAAAAAACCAATTTTTGTAGAGAACTGTTTTTCCATGGATTGATTCAGTCACATTTTGATACTATTGCATTATTGTCGccaaaaatatatactcccccgtcccaaaAATAGATGTAACACTTGAATAATGCCATGATATTTTaggaaatattattttatatgccaagtggaaagaaaaaatagtatatttatataacGTGAGAGATAAccttttctaaaaaaataaaaaaatgtgacattttttgccggacaaactaaaaagaaaagtgtgacaaCTATTATGGGACATAAAGAATATGTATTAGTAAGTCTTTATGTATTAGTAAGTCAGAAGCTGTGAGTGTAAAACACTTGGTATATACTGCATTAGGTTATTTGTATAGGCTGTTATACTTAATTTTACAGTTGAAGCTTAATTTCATTGGAGATTTCATAATATTTTTGAAGGCATATAGATGGAATTTGAAGGTTTTTATTGATTTAGTACTGAAAGTTAGcagattttatttttcagtGAGATCCTTATATCTGTatttactttaaataattattacaaATCAAAACACCTTTAAAGTTTAAACAATACACTCGCGATAGAAATTTGCTCGAAATTTTCTGTAGAGATTAAATTCTACTGTGCGGCAGAAGCTCCTTCTTCAATTGATCTCTCAACACTCTCCGCATCAGTTTATTCGATGCTGTACGAGGAAATTCCGGTAAGATCTTAACGAAGCTCACCTGCTCAGACCAAAAATTAGCTAAGCAACCAACAAAATACAACCCAAACATTCACAACTTATTTTGCAGCAAACCTTAAACAAAGGGTTGAGATTGGTCTGAATGGCCTTTGAGAATTTCAACCTCAGTTCATCTGGTTTGATGTCCAGACCATTCTTGAGCACAACAAAGATAGACAACTGCTCTGGCCCGCCATTTGCCGGTGCAACGCTGATCGCAGCAGTTTCCAGCACTCCCTCGTGGGCCCGGTCACAGATACACTCGATCTCAACTGAACTCGTCTGCACACAAAGCCCTTGGTCGTAAGTGGAAGGCCGACAAAGGAGTGGTTTTCCTAAACCTAAACCTTATACCTTGATGCCTCCGAGGTTCATGGTGTCATCAGCTCTTCCCTGCACCGTGTAATATCCGCCAACGCTTCTCTTCAGGACATCGCCATGTCTCCTAAGTTGCTGAAAACACAACGTTCGATTCATTTGTTGATTCTACTAAAAGCATTGAAAAACTAGTAAGAAAACCATACCCTTCCTTTGTACATAGGCATACCCTTGAAGTAAACCTCTTCATGATCAGCATTCAGCAGCCTATCAGATGCACCCATGTGAAGAGGAAATATGCCCACTTCACCAACACAAGGCTCATCGTCGGGCTGTCAAAGAAAAAGCACTGGAAATTCTCCAACTGCAACGAGTAAAACATGATCGATCCAAATGGAAAGAGTTACTTACATAAGGGGTTCCATTTTCATCCAGTATGACAAAGCCAGCACCCATTGCAGCGGAGCTAAACGCTCCAAAAGCCTGGGGTTGCACAAGGTTTCCATAGATATAGCATGATGCAAGCTCGGTGCCTCCACAACATTCGATAACAGGCTTATAAAATGCCCTTGAGGAGAGCCAGAGGTCATCATCAATGCTGGAGGTTTCTCCGGTGGAACCAAATGACCTGCAGAGTTCGTTATTGTAGAAAGTCTTTGCCTTTCTATAGATTATACATACATGTTGAAAGGGTAAAAGTGGAAATTACTTTATCTTTGTCCAGTCTATGCCTTCCATACAATTTGTACTCTTCCATGTCTTTACTAAGCTCGGAACAGTTCCTAAAACAGTTACTCCAGCAtcctttttgataaaaaaatgtgCATGTATAAGAATAAAAGCTTTTAGAAGCTACATATACAGAATGACACGGTAGCTTAAAATGTTGGCAAGAAGTTACCTGGAAAAATTTTCCGAAAGGGCGGCCTAAAGGAGAACCATGATAGAGAGCTAGACTTGCACCGGTTAGAAAGCACGAATAGAGTAAAATAGGACCCATAACCCATCCTAGATTTGTAGGCCAGCAAACAATATCCCCACTTTGAACATCGAGATGTGTCCATGAATCAGTAGCGCAACGGATTGGAGAAAGGTGAGTCCATGGTATGGCTTTTGGCTCTCCTGTGGTGCCCGATGAAAACAAGATATTGGTGACAGCATCGATGGGCTGGTGAACTGGTTTATAATAGTTCCATCTGCCAAAAGAAGAGTTTTTGATACTGCAATCTTAGGAAAAGAAAGTCTTGTTGATTCTTGAGCAGTTGCATACCTTGGTAGGGCATATGCATTTGAAAGAAAAGTTTTCCAAGACGAGTCTTGGCTTCTCAACTGAACGCCTATATCTTCTCCAGATGCAGGGATGACGATCACTCTTTCTGGGCCGGCTTCTACTACACGACTGCACCATGAGATCAATGCATACAAGATTATCTAAGAAAGTGACTAGCTTAGATATAATTAAAGAACACAAAAGGATCCCCAAATGGAATTTAAACATGATTGGCCAAGTTAATTTCCACTACAGATATTCTCTGTTACTGGAAACGCATGTATTACCTGTACAATGGAAACCTCCGCCCCCCTCTTAAGATGAAATCCTGAATATCTTTAAGTTAGCAATTTCCAAACAAAGAATAACAAAATGCAACACACCAAAGTCTCAGAGACCTAGTGCCTGAGCTGAAGCATCattaaatttattcataaaattgaCT
This sequence is a window from Salvia splendens isolate huo1 chromosome 14, SspV2, whole genome shotgun sequence. Protein-coding genes within it:
- the LOC121765936 gene encoding probable CoA ligase CCL12; the protein is MREVRMEDLLRSGLPLEEARDLEQQLNNVSTIGGGAVEVWARITAARLLKPWHPHALHQLIYYSIYRHHDPSIHGPPPYWFPSLSKAKCTNLGRLMEAHGPLALGKLYKDPITSFRNFHRFSVNHPEVYWQFILNELSVQFSVPPRCILDLSDKTKHGGTWLPGAVLNIADCCLQSSTYHKKHDDSLAIIWRQEGRDEHDVERMTLKELREQVMLVANALDLEFCKGDAIAIDMPMTNIAVIIYLAVVLAGLVVVSIADSFAPKEIATRLRVSKTRAVFTQDFILRGGRRFPLYSRVVEAGPERVIVIPASGEDIGVQLRSQDSSWKTFLSNAYALPRWNYYKPVHQPIDAVTNILFSSGTTGEPKAIPWTHLSPIRCATDSWTHLDVQSGDIVCWPTNLGWVMGPILLYSCFLTGASLALYHGSPLGRPFGKFFQDAGVTVLGTVPSLVKTWKSTNCMEGIDWTKIKSFGSTGETSSIDDDLWLSSRAFYKPVIECCGGTELASCYIYGNLVQPQAFGAFSSAAMGAGFVILDENGTPYPDDEPCVGEVGIFPLHMGASDRLLNADHEEVYFKGMPMYKGRQLRRHGDVLKRSVGGYYTVQGRADDTMNLGGIKTSSVEIECICDRAHEGVLETAAISVAPANGGPEQLSIFVVLKNGLDIKPDELRLKFSKAIQTNLNPLFKVSFVKILPEFPRTASNKLMRRVLRDQLKKELLPHSRI